A single window of Salvia splendens isolate huo1 chromosome 8, SspV2, whole genome shotgun sequence DNA harbors:
- the LOC121743747 gene encoding fasciclin-like arabinogalactan protein 9 produces the protein MSSSSASLPLLLPLLLILVPSARAQSAPAPAPSGPINITAILEKEGQYTRFIHFLNETQAGDQLNNQLNNSREGMTLFAPTDNAFQNLPPGALNNLSPQQQVQLVQNHICPKYYSLTDLLSVSNPVRTLTTGQKGGAFGLNITAQNNQVNVSTGAVEVSVYNAVRKDFPLAVYQVDKVLMPRFDDAGDDDKKAPSAAPKGGAAEGGDATAPSTQSPAGNGAGRIGFVAAFWVMCMGLVL, from the coding sequence atgtcgtcctcctccgcctccctccccctcctcctccccctcctcctcatcctcgtcCCATCCGCCCGTGCCCAGTCCGCCCCAGCCCCGGCCCCCTCGGGCCCCATCAACATCACCGCGATCCTCGAAAAGGAGGGGCAATACACCCGCTTCATCCACTTCCTCAACGAGACCCAGGCCGGGGACCAGCTCAACAACCAGCTCAACAACTCCCGCGAAGGCATGACGCTCTTCGCCCCCACGGACAACGCCTTCCAGAACCTCCCGCCGGGGGCTCTGAACAACCTGAGCCCCCAGCAGCAGGTCCAGCTGGTGCAGAACCACATCTGCCCCAAATACTACTCGCTGACCGACCTCCTGTCGGTCAGCAACCCGGTCAGGACGCTGACCACCGGGCAGAAGGGCGGCGCGTTCGGCCTCAACATCACCGCGCAGAACAATCAGGTGAATGTCAGCACCGGGGCCGTGGAGGTCTCGGTGTACAACGCGGTGAGGAAGGACTTCCCCCTCGCGGTGTACCAGGTGGACAAGGTGCTCATGCCGAGGTTCGACGACGCTGGGGATGATGACAAGAAGGCGCCGTCGGCGGCTCCCAAGGGAGGGGCGGCGGAAGGCGGGGATGCCACGGCGCCGTCGACGCAGAGCCCGGCGGGGAATGGGGCGGGGAGGATCGGATTTGTGGCGGCGTTTTGGGTGATGTGCATGGGAttggtgttgtga
- the LOC121745360 gene encoding proteasome subunit alpha type-6-like: MSRGSGGGYDRHITIFSPEGRLYQVEYAFKAVKAAGVTSIGVRGKDSVCVVTQKKVPDKLLDQTSVTLLFPITKYLGLLATGITADARTLVQQARNEAAEFRFRYGYEMPVDVLARWIADKSQVYTQHAYMRPLGVVAMILGIDEEKGPQLFKCDPAGHFFGHKATSAGGKEQEAINFLEKKMKNDPKFTYDETVQTAISALQSVLQEDFKASEIEVGVVREEDKLFKVLSTDEIDEHLTAISERD; the protein is encoded by the exons ATGAGCCGCGGAAGTGGAGGCGGATACGATCGACACATTACGATCTTCTCTCCGGAAGGCCGGCTTTATCAAGTTG AATATGCCTTCAAGGCCGTTAAGGCCGCCGGAGTCACCTCGATAGGCGTCCGAGGGAAGGATTCGGTGTGCGTTGTTACTCAGAAGAAAGTGCCG GACAAGCTCTTAGATCAGACAAGCGTCACGCTTTTGTTTCCCATTACCAAGTACCTTGGTTTATTGGCTACTGGAATAACTG CTGATGCAAGGACTTTGGTGCAACAAGCAAGAAATGAGGCTGCTGAGTTTCGCTTTAGATATGGTTATGAAATGCCAGTTGATGTATTGGCAAGATG GATTGCGGACAAGTCTCAGGTATACACCCAGCATGCCTACATGAGACCACTTGGTGTAG TTGCCATGATATTGGGTATCGATGAAGAGAAAGGTCCTCAGCTTTTCAAGTGTGATCCTGCTGGCCATTTTTTTGGTCATAAG GCAACGAGTGCTGGCGGGAAAGAGCAAGAGGCTATTAACTTCTTAGAGAAGAAGATGAAAAATGACCCCAAGTTCACCTATGACGAAACTGTGCAG ACTGCCATTTCAGCCCTACAATCTGTTCTACAGGAGGATTTCAAGGCCAGTGAGATCGAG GTTGGTGTTGTGAGGGAAGAGGATAAACTTTTCAAAGTCCTGTCGACTGATGAAATTGATGAGCATCTGACCGCAATCAGCGAGCGCGACTAA